AGGTAGCCGAACAGCGCCCGTGCCTCCACGCGCTCCACCTGCACCTCCTGGCCCGCGATCCAGGCCCGGCCACCGGTGGGGCGGAGCAAGCCGGTCAGCAGTTTGATGGTGGTCGTTTTGCCCGCGCCGTTCGGCCCCAGGAACCCGAACACCGAGCCGCTCTTCACCTCAAGGTTCAGGTTGTCCACGGCAATAACTTTGCCGAATCGGCGCGTGAGGCCCTCGCAGCGAATGGCGACATCGGACATGGGCTACTCCTCGCGGCCTATCGCGAAGTACAGGATGGGGCCGACGAAACTCACGAGCATGACCAGCGCCCAGACCCACTTCTTGCCGCCGCGCACGGCGTCGCGCCGCGCCAGGTCCACGTAGCCCAGCGCCATCAGTCCCACCTGCAACACGACCAGCGGAGCCAACACGAGAGCGAGATTGTCCATCACACACCTCCTGCCCGAACGTGTACTTGCCCAAACCGCCTGCGGTTTGCCGTGGCGATCACTTCCAGCGCGTCAGAATCGTCTCGCGCTGGAACAGGTTGCTCCCCACGCGGATGACGAGAACATCCACCGCAGCCAGCACCACGCAGGCCAGCGCGAAGGTCTGCGTCGTGTACAGCACCTTGCCGAAGGTCTGGAGCATGGCGAGGGCCACCACCGGCAGCACGATGAGTCCGCCGATCTGCTGGGCCACGCGGGTGTCGTTCACCCGCGAGGAGATCACGACGCCGATGGCCACCGACAGGACGCAGAACAGCGGCGCCATGACGAAGAACGCCAACCACCACATGGGCGACAGGAGCGCGCGCAAGAGCGCAGGCGTGGCCAGGAAGTAGGCCCCCGCGAGGAAGATGGCGAAGGCCGCCCATGTGGTCAGGAGCGCCGGCACCACCGCCGCCAGCGTCTTGCCCGCCAGGAGTTCGGTAACGCGGATGGGCGTGGCCAGAAGCGGCTCCAGGCTGCGCTGCTCCTTTTCGCCGATGATGCTGAAGGACGCGATGGTAACCGGGATGACCACGGGCATCATCAGGAACAGCAGCACGAACTGATTGAGCAGCACGTACATCACCACTTCCTGCTCGGTGAGCCAGGGCAGCGCCGCGACGAATTGCGCGTACATGGCCAAGTCTTCGGGGTCCACCGGCTCGTTGCGCATGAAATACATCATGACCAGCGGCAGGATGGCCAGCAGGATGGGCGGAACCCCAATTGTGTAGAGGATGAGTTTGTTCTTGAGAATCTCGCGCCACTCTTTGCGGAATACGACGAGCGCCTTCTTCATCGCGCCTCCTCCCGTACCAGCGTCAGGTACACGTCCTCCAGCGAGTGCTTGACCTCGCTCACGTACTGCACTTTCGCGCCCGCACGCACCAGGCGCTCTACGATGACGGGGTTCTGCGCGTCGGGGTCCGAGAGCGACACGAGAAGCCGATGTCCGTCCTGCTTGACGTGGGAGATGAACTCCAGGCCGCGCAGGGCATCCACCAGCGCGGGCGTAACCTCCGCCAGTTGCACCACCGTCTGGCGGCCGAACAGGCTGCGGCGGAGGCCATCGGGCGTGTCCACGGCGATGAGGCGCTGGCGGATGACGCCGATGCGGTCGCACAGCCGCTCGGCCTCGTCCAGGTTGTGCGTGCACAGGAAGATGGTGCGCCTCTCGCCCTTGAGTTCCTCAATGAAATCGCGCACCGTCTTGGCCGACTCCGGGTCCAGGGCGGCGGTCGGCTCGTCCAGGAACAGCAGGCGCGGCTCGTGAATCAGGGCGCGGGCGATGGCCACCTTCTGGCGCATGCCCTTGGAGAAGATGCCCACCGGCTCACCGCGCTTGTCCCACAGGCCCAACATCTGGAGATACTTGCGCACCTGGGCCTCCGGGTCCTGCACGTCGTACAGCCGAGCGAAGTACAGCAGGTTTTCCCGTGCGCTGAGTTTCTCGTAGAGGCCCGGCGTCTCGGTCAGGATGCCGCAAATGCGGCGAATCTGCTGGTTGTCGCGCCCCAGTTCGTAGCCGTTGATGCGCGCAGTGCCCGACGTGGGGCGAATCAGGCACACCAACATGCGCACCGTGGTCGTTTTGCCCGCGCCGTTAGGGCCGAGGAAGCCGAACACCTCGCCCTCTCGGACATCTATCGTCAGATCATCCACGGCCAGGTTGCCGTTGAATTTGCGGGTCAATCCATAGGTTTCAATCACCATCGGAAATCCTCCACTTGTGGCGTGGTTCACGCCCCCGCGTCGGGCCGGACGGTTCGGGCGGCGCGCAGCACGCGATCTACCTCATCCAGCGCGACGCGCGATGACAGGTCCAGCGAGATCGGAGCCACCGACACCACGTGGTCCACCGCCAAAGCCCAAATGTCCGAATCGGGTTCCAGCGTATCCATGTACAACTGAACTTCGTAGTCCACATAGATCGGCCTGGACAGGTCGGGGTTCGCGGGCGGCACCGGATAGTAGTAGCGCTGGCGGGACACACGGGTAACGCGCCAGGGCGTGTCGGCAGTGGCATCTTCGGGCACGTCCACCTTCAGTATGTCCACATCCGCGGGCATCTTCCGGGCCAGCAGTAATCGCCCGAACAATTCGGCGAAGTGCTGCGCCGCCGCAAAATCCATCCCCTCCTCTGGATTGAAATGGAACCGTTTGTGCGTCTCGCGCGAGATGGCGAGGGCCGGAATGCCCATCGCCGCCGCCTCCAGCGCCGCGCCGACCGTGCCCGACGCCGTGATCTCCACACCCAGGTTCTCGCCGTAGTTGATGCCCGAGATCACCAGGTCCACGGGCCTATCGGCCAGCACCAGCGCCCCGTACATGACCGTCTGGGCGGGCGTGCCGGGGATGGCGTAGGCGCGGACGGGCTGGCCGTCTAGGGTGAGGGGCGCCGGCTCCAGCAGCAAGGGGCCGTTGCCAGGAGTGCCGCGCCCCGCGCCCGTCTGCTGACCCGA
The window above is part of the Chloroflexota bacterium genome. Proteins encoded here:
- a CDS encoding ABC transporter ATP-binding protein produces the protein MVIETYGLTRKFNGNLAVDDLTIDVREGEVFGFLGPNGAGKTTTVRMLVCLIRPTSGTARINGYELGRDNQQIRRICGILTETPGLYEKLSARENLLYFARLYDVQDPEAQVRKYLQMLGLWDKRGEPVGIFSKGMRQKVAIARALIHEPRLLFLDEPTAALDPESAKTVRDFIEELKGERRTIFLCTHNLDEAERLCDRIGVIRQRLIAVDTPDGLRRSLFGRQTVVQLAEVTPALVDALRGLEFISHVKQDGHRLLVSLSDPDAQNPVIVERLVRAGAKVQYVSEVKHSLEDVYLTLVREEAR
- the surE gene encoding 5'/3'-nucleotidase SurE, giving the protein MAHNTNRPLILVTNDDGIASPGLRAAVRAALRLGEVLVAAPSGQQTGAGRGTPGNGPLLLEPAPLTLDGQPVRAYAIPGTPAQTVMYGALVLADRPVDLVISGINYGENLGVEITASGTVGAALEAAAMGIPALAISRETHKRFHFNPEEGMDFAAAQHFAELFGRLLLARKMPADVDILKVDVPEDATADTPWRVTRVSRQRYYYPVPPANPDLSRPIYVDYEVQLYMDTLEPDSDIWALAVDHVVSVAPISLDLSSRVALDEVDRVLRAARTVRPDAGA
- a CDS encoding ABC transporter permease subunit → MKKALVVFRKEWREILKNKLILYTIGVPPILLAILPLVMMYFMRNEPVDPEDLAMYAQFVAALPWLTEQEVVMYVLLNQFVLLFLMMPVVIPVTIASFSIIGEKEQRSLEPLLATPIRVTELLAGKTLAAVVPALLTTWAAFAIFLAGAYFLATPALLRALLSPMWWLAFFVMAPLFCVLSVAIGVVISSRVNDTRVAQQIGGLIVLPVVALAMLQTFGKVLYTTQTFALACVVLAAVDVLVIRVGSNLFQRETILTRWK
- a CDS encoding PLDc N-terminal domain-containing protein → MDNLALVLAPLVVLQVGLMALGYVDLARRDAVRGGKKWVWALVMLVSFVGPILYFAIGREE